In Pirellulales bacterium, the genomic stretch AGGATGAACCCATCGACGAACTCGAAGCGCCAGAAGCTTGAACCCACATGATCGAACTCATCAATTTCGGCAAACGCTACGGCGATTTTAACGCCGTCGACAACCTCAATCTGAAAATTGGAGCGGGGGAGTTGTTTGGCTTCATCGGACCCAACGGTGCTGGAAAGAGTACGACGATTCGCTTTCTCACGACGCTGCTCAAGGCCACGCATGGCGACGGCGTCGTCGCCGGGCACAGCGTCACGCGCGATCCGCTTGGCGTCCGCAAGGTCGTCGGCTACATGCCCGACAATTTCGGCGTCTACGACGGCATGAAAGTCTGGGAATTCTTGGATTTCTTCGCCGTCGCCTATCAAATTCCCCGCCGTCGCCGCAAGCAAGTTATCAGCGACGTGCTGGAACTACTCGATTTGACCCACAAGCGAGACGATTTCGTCAATGGCCTCTCGCGGGGCATGAAACAGCGATTGTGCCTGGCGAAAACTCTCGTCCACGATCCGCCGGTGCTGATCCTCGACGAACCCTCCAGCGGCCTCGATCCGCGCGCCCGGCTCGAATTCAAAGCCCTGCTCAAAGAGCTCCGCCGCATGGGCAAAACGATCCTGATTTCGAGCCACATCCTTAGCGAATTGGCCGACTGCTGCACGTCGGTCGGCATCCTCGAGCGCGGCCAATTGCTGATGAGCGGGCCGATCGAAGAAGTCTACCGTCGCATTCGTCGCAACCGGCTGATCGAAATCAAGTTCGTCGACGGCATGGAGGTCGGCCTGTCGGTCATCCGCAGTTTGCCCGAAACTCGCAATGTGCAAGTGGAAGACCATCGGGTGATCGTCGAACTGGAAGCCAACGACGGACAAGTGGCCAACCTGCTCGATCGGCTAGCCTGTCAAAAAGTTCGACTGCGCAGCTTTGCCGACAAAGACCCAACGCTGGAGGACGTTTTCATGCTGGTCACGAAGGGTTTGGTGACGTGATCGATCGAGATGAAC encodes the following:
- a CDS encoding ABC transporter ATP-binding protein, giving the protein MIELINFGKRYGDFNAVDNLNLKIGAGELFGFIGPNGAGKSTTIRFLTTLLKATHGDGVVAGHSVTRDPLGVRKVVGYMPDNFGVYDGMKVWEFLDFFAVAYQIPRRRRKQVISDVLELLDLTHKRDDFVNGLSRGMKQRLCLAKTLVHDPPVLILDEPSSGLDPRARLEFKALLKELRRMGKTILISSHILSELADCCTSVGILERGQLLMSGPIEEVYRRIRRNRLIEIKFVDGMEVGLSVIRSLPETRNVQVEDHRVIVELEANDGQVANLLDRLACQKVRLRSFADKDPTLEDVFMLVTKGLVT